In Vibrio atlanticus, the following proteins share a genomic window:
- the trxB gene encoding thioredoxin-disulfide reductase, whose amino-acid sequence MSDVKHCNLLILGSGPAGYTAAVYAARANLNPVLVTGMQQGGQLTTTTEVENWPGDPEGLTGPALMDRMKEHAERFETEILFDHINEVDLSNRPFRLKGDSGEYTCDALIISTGASAKYLGLDSEEAFKGRGVSACATCDGFFYRNQKVAVVGGGNTAVEEALYLSNIASEVHLVHRRDTFRAEKILVKRLMDKVENGNIVLHTDRTLDEVLGDDMGVTGVRIKDTQSDKTEDIEVMGAFIAIGHQPNTEIFKGQVDMKDDYIIVQSGLEGNATQTSIPGVFAAGDVMDHNYRQAITSAGTGCMAALDAERFLDGLNDK is encoded by the coding sequence ATGAGCGACGTAAAGCACTGTAATTTATTGATTCTTGGTTCTGGCCCTGCTGGCTATACAGCTGCAGTTTACGCTGCTCGTGCAAACCTAAACCCTGTACTTGTTACCGGTATGCAGCAAGGTGGTCAGCTTACAACCACAACAGAAGTGGAAAACTGGCCGGGTGATCCTGAAGGTTTAACGGGTCCAGCACTGATGGATCGCATGAAAGAGCACGCAGAGCGCTTTGAAACAGAGATCCTGTTCGACCACATTAACGAAGTCGATCTATCAAACCGCCCTTTCCGTCTTAAAGGCGATTCTGGCGAGTACACGTGTGATGCATTGATCATCTCAACGGGCGCATCGGCTAAGTACCTAGGTTTAGATTCTGAAGAAGCATTTAAAGGCCGTGGCGTTTCTGCTTGTGCAACGTGTGATGGTTTCTTCTACCGCAACCAGAAAGTAGCGGTAGTTGGTGGTGGTAACACGGCTGTTGAAGAAGCACTTTACCTATCTAACATCGCATCTGAAGTTCATCTAGTTCACCGTCGTGACACGTTCCGCGCTGAAAAGATTCTAGTGAAGCGTTTAATGGACAAAGTAGAGAACGGCAACATTGTTCTTCACACAGACCGCACGCTAGACGAAGTTCTGGGCGACGACATGGGCGTGACTGGCGTTCGTATTAAAGATACTCAGTCTGATAAAACAGAAGACATCGAAGTAATGGGCGCATTCATTGCTATCGGTCACCAACCAAACACTGAAATCTTCAAAGGCCAAGTCGACATGAAAGATGATTACATCATCGTTCAGTCTGGTCTTGAAGGTAACGCAACACAAACTAGCATCCCAGGCGTGTTCGCTGCTGGTGACGTAATGGACCACAACTACCGCCAAGCAATCACTTCTGCTGGTACAGGTTGTATGGCTGCCCTGGATGCTGAACGCTTCCTAGATGGCCTTAACGATAAGTAA
- a CDS encoding Fic family protein: MKHIKNRSALNIDEANGKIVHIKTDPASKGGTHFYWNKSRSELICGSKVQFPVESLASASVTREACYAFPRSEIQIGDSVAYLLYAEALPIMCASVIGKKREHGKLWLYLEPTSAQCPIVGTLAPYDKSLFFIVSNNKKFNRRLATKNKVFAAYEDELEKIEFIYSAIKSKKLIEEYMTRSKSLGESIFIKCHTELFGGIYDWGGKYRNDEVVISARNFPTMHPDEVPGQMKSFCSDFASQYLSKVKNDKEKLIDALVFAHERLAWIHPFSDGNGRTIRLYLEIVARTRGFEFNLMKAISKNKRYYHYAVRSCVREGNQDRSHLRRIIAAALG; the protein is encoded by the coding sequence ATGAAACATATCAAGAATCGAAGTGCTCTCAATATCGATGAGGCGAATGGAAAAATTGTCCATATTAAGACTGATCCAGCTTCAAAAGGGGGAACCCACTTTTATTGGAACAAAAGCCGTTCTGAGCTGATTTGTGGTAGTAAAGTCCAATTTCCTGTTGAGTCTCTAGCATCTGCTTCTGTAACAAGAGAGGCTTGTTATGCATTCCCTCGTAGTGAAATACAGATTGGTGACTCTGTAGCGTATCTTTTGTACGCGGAAGCTTTACCAATAATGTGTGCTTCAGTGATTGGAAAAAAAAGAGAACACGGTAAGCTGTGGCTTTATCTTGAGCCAACATCAGCTCAATGTCCTATAGTTGGTACTTTAGCTCCTTATGATAAATCGCTATTTTTTATTGTGTCCAATAACAAAAAATTCAATAGAAGGTTAGCGACAAAAAACAAAGTGTTTGCAGCTTATGAAGACGAGTTAGAGAAAATTGAATTCATATATTCAGCTATCAAGTCTAAAAAGCTGATTGAGGAATATATGACACGGAGCAAAAGTCTTGGTGAATCCATCTTCATAAAATGTCACACTGAGCTGTTTGGGGGGATTTATGACTGGGGTGGCAAGTATCGAAATGATGAAGTTGTTATTTCTGCTAGAAATTTTCCAACAATGCATCCTGATGAAGTACCAGGACAGATGAAATCTTTTTGTTCTGATTTTGCTTCACAGTATTTAAGTAAGGTAAAAAACGACAAAGAAAAGTTGATAGATGCTTTAGTTTTTGCTCATGAAAGGTTGGCTTGGATTCACCCCTTCTCCGATGGGAATGGGAGGACAATTCGCTTGTACCTTGAGATCGTAGCAAGAACTCGTGGTTTTGAGTTTAACCTGATGAAAGCAATTTCAAAGAACAAAAGATACTATCATTATGCAGTACGATCTTGTGTTAGAGAAGGGAACCAAGATAGGAGTCACTTGAGAAGAATCATTGCAGCAGCCCTAGGTTAG
- a CDS encoding IS4 family transposase: protein MTYIEPTLWAQKQFGQAHLNDPRRTQRLVALAASLAEQPGVPVSKLIISPAEMEGAYRFIRNEQIKAEDIAEAGFYVTAQEALEQQTLLALEDTTSLSYSHRSIRDELGHSNQGNRHRAMFVHSTLLFAPDTQSVIGLIEQQRWTRDIEKRGQRHQHATRPYKEKESYKWEQASRHVAERLGDKISDVISVCDREADLFEYLTYKREQQQRFLVRSMQSRCIEEHDNRLYSYASTLLSAGEKVLEIPQKGGRKARKAHLDIKYAPVTLKSPANKKEFDNIPLYYVGCIEQGESGNKLAWHLLTSEPITSKEEALKIVSYYERRWLIEDFHKVWKSEGTEVEQLRMQSKDNLERLSVVLAFIATRLLQLRFMNESDELSKTSCEQVLKGKAWKLMWLKLESKKLPKEAPNISWAYNGIARLGGWKNTKRTGRASIKTLWQGWLRLQTILEGYELAKSLD from the coding sequence ATGACCTATATAGAGCCAACCCTTTGGGCACAAAAACAGTTCGGTCAAGCCCACCTTAATGACCCTAGACGCACTCAAAGACTCGTTGCTCTCGCAGCCTCACTGGCCGAGCAACCTGGCGTACCCGTCTCGAAACTCATTATCTCCCCTGCTGAAATGGAAGGGGCTTATCGCTTCATCCGTAATGAGCAAATCAAAGCAGAAGATATCGCAGAAGCGGGTTTTTATGTCACTGCACAAGAAGCATTAGAGCAACAGACACTTCTTGCCTTAGAAGACACCACTTCTCTCAGTTACTCCCATCGCAGCATTCGAGATGAACTCGGGCACTCCAATCAAGGTAATCGACATCGCGCCATGTTCGTACACTCAACCTTACTTTTTGCTCCCGACACTCAATCTGTTATTGGTTTAATTGAACAACAGCGCTGGACTCGTGATATAGAAAAGCGAGGTCAAAGGCACCAGCATGCGACTCGACCATACAAAGAGAAAGAAAGTTATAAGTGGGAACAAGCCTCTCGCCATGTCGCTGAGCGACTTGGCGATAAAATTTCGGATGTCATTTCTGTGTGCGATAGAGAAGCCGACCTATTTGAATACCTCACTTACAAGCGAGAGCAACAACAAAGGTTCCTCGTTCGCTCAATGCAAAGCCGCTGTATTGAAGAGCATGATAATCGTCTTTATAGCTATGCCTCTACCCTGTTATCAGCCGGAGAGAAAGTGCTCGAAATACCGCAAAAAGGCGGTCGTAAAGCTCGCAAGGCTCATTTAGATATCAAATATGCCCCCGTGACACTCAAGTCTCCTGCTAACAAGAAAGAGTTCGATAACATTCCGCTTTACTACGTGGGATGTATAGAACAAGGAGAGAGTGGTAATAAGCTCGCATGGCACTTACTGACTTCAGAGCCGATAACGAGCAAGGAAGAGGCACTCAAAATCGTCAGTTATTATGAGCGGCGCTGGCTAATAGAAGATTTTCATAAAGTCTGGAAAAGTGAAGGGACTGAAGTTGAGCAACTGAGAATGCAAAGTAAGGATAACTTAGAAAGGCTCAGCGTCGTTTTGGCTTTTATCGCGACTCGGTTACTCCAATTGAGGTTTATGAATGAATCAGACGAGTTATCTAAGACCAGTTGTGAGCAGGTATTAAAAGGCAAAGCGTGGAAGTTAATGTGGCTCAAGTTGGAGAGCAAAAAACTACCGAAAGAAGCGCCTAATATATCATGGGCTTACAACGGTATTGCTCGGTTAGGTGGTTGGAAGAATACCAAGCGAACAGGTCGCGCTTCTATAAAGACGTTATGGCAAGGATGGCTTAGGTTACAAACCATCCTTGAAGGGTATGAACTCGCTAAGTCTCTTGATTAA
- a CDS encoding 2OG-Fe dioxygenase family protein: MLHAHENTLHITHLSNHAVKELSPSFSKLPSTEHADGQFRLRRYSVVEFSNGQVVELDKHNFVQSENINHFQGDVVRQFEPIEANILGSEGMQEMCELFIETNGLEDGQEIEIHQIRIAAIFEETQVAPEGVHQDGFDHIAIIGVTRHNIVGGEVMLYQDSHEAPFFRKVLGDGEVAMLADSKLWHNAQPIRTIDHGEMGYMDVFVLTAKDARNVLHS; the protein is encoded by the coding sequence ATGTTACATGCTCACGAAAATACCCTACATATTACCCACCTCAGTAACCATGCAGTTAAGGAGTTGTCACCATCATTCTCTAAGCTACCAAGCACAGAGCATGCAGATGGCCAGTTCCGATTGAGAAGGTACTCAGTGGTTGAATTCAGTAATGGACAAGTCGTTGAGCTAGACAAACATAACTTTGTTCAGTCTGAAAACATTAATCACTTTCAAGGTGACGTCGTTCGTCAGTTCGAGCCGATTGAAGCGAATATTTTAGGCAGCGAAGGCATGCAAGAGATGTGTGAACTGTTTATTGAAACCAACGGGCTTGAAGACGGACAAGAAATCGAAATCCATCAAATCCGTATTGCCGCTATTTTTGAAGAAACTCAGGTTGCACCAGAAGGTGTTCACCAAGACGGTTTTGACCACATCGCGATCATTGGTGTTACTCGTCACAACATCGTTGGTGGTGAAGTGATGCTTTATCAAGATAGCCACGAAGCACCGTTCTTCAGAAAAGTATTAGGCGATGGTGAGGTTGCGATGCTGGCAGACAGTAAGCTTTGGCACAATGCACAACCGATTCGTACCATAGACCACGGCGAGATGGGCTATATGGATGTGTTTGTTCTAACGGCTAAGGATGCGCGCAATGTCCTTCACTCTTAA
- a CDS encoding cysteine desulfurase-like protein, with translation MSFTLNDVRQQFSALGQYHNGKPVTFFDGPGGSQVPENVLASMTEYLGHFNSNLGGHYFSSQKTTSLMQQAREAAQALLNAESSGNVVFGANMTSLTFQLSRAISRDWKEGDEVIVTALDHYSNVSSWQQAADDKGAIVRQVRVDESDCSLDMAHFESLLNEKTKLVAVTFASNTTGSIVDMAKVIELAHQHGAQVYVDAVHYAPHHLVDVQQLNCDFLACSAYKFFGPHVGIAYVAPQWLHTLKPYKVEPATNIGPGRFETGTQSFEGLAGVIAAVDYLAQLGDPADSLRSRLEQSYALYNKHESQLSEYFLKRLSDLEGAKLYGKAEFDSNLRTPTFAVTFENHSPEFIAKKLGEHNICVWNGHFYALGLVKQLGIEEQGVVRIGCMHYNSIEEIDLLFNVLEGILRSH, from the coding sequence ATGTCCTTCACTCTTAATGACGTGCGCCAACAGTTTAGCGCGTTAGGCCAATATCATAATGGCAAGCCAGTCACTTTCTTTGATGGGCCGGGTGGCTCTCAGGTGCCTGAGAATGTTTTAGCTTCAATGACCGAATACCTAGGGCATTTCAATTCAAACCTAGGCGGGCACTATTTTTCTAGCCAAAAGACCACAAGTTTAATGCAGCAAGCGCGAGAAGCGGCGCAAGCACTGCTTAATGCGGAGTCTTCTGGCAACGTTGTGTTCGGAGCGAACATGACATCGCTGACCTTCCAACTAAGCCGAGCGATCAGCCGCGATTGGAAAGAGGGCGATGAAGTTATCGTCACTGCGCTAGATCATTACTCGAACGTGTCGAGCTGGCAGCAAGCGGCAGACGACAAAGGCGCGATTGTTCGCCAAGTTCGCGTAGACGAGTCGGATTGCAGTTTGGATATGGCGCATTTTGAATCGCTGCTTAACGAGAAAACCAAGCTTGTCGCGGTGACGTTTGCTTCGAACACGACAGGCTCGATTGTCGACATGGCAAAAGTTATTGAGCTTGCACATCAGCATGGCGCGCAGGTTTATGTCGATGCAGTGCATTACGCGCCACACCATTTGGTCGATGTTCAGCAATTGAATTGTGATTTCTTAGCGTGTTCAGCTTATAAGTTCTTCGGCCCGCATGTTGGCATTGCTTATGTCGCGCCTCAATGGCTGCATACTTTAAAGCCATACAAGGTAGAGCCTGCAACTAATATTGGCCCAGGTCGATTTGAGACAGGCACGCAAAGCTTCGAAGGCCTTGCCGGTGTGATTGCAGCGGTGGATTACTTGGCGCAGTTAGGTGATCCTGCCGATTCATTGCGTTCTCGTTTAGAGCAAAGCTACGCGCTGTATAATAAGCATGAAAGCCAACTCAGCGAGTACTTCCTTAAACGCTTGTCTGATCTAGAAGGGGCAAAGCTTTATGGAAAAGCCGAGTTTGACTCGAACCTAAGAACGCCAACCTTTGCGGTTACCTTTGAAAACCATTCTCCAGAGTTCATCGCTAAGAAGCTGGGCGAGCATAATATCTGTGTGTGGAATGGTCATTTCTACGCATTAGGTTTGGTGAAACAGTTAGGTATCGAAGAGCAGGGCGTGGTGCGTATTGGTTGTATGCATTACAACTCGATTGAAGAGATCGACTTGTTGTTCAATGTGCTTGAAGGGATCTTGCGAAGCCACTAG
- a CDS encoding type 1 glutamine amidotransferase domain-containing protein: MKKILIPVTNHATLGDTDQANGTYAPELTHALKEIIAAGFEYDIASIKGGKGPLYGTDIEGDSVNAEILADDDFQNRINNTIPVSQVNIESYDAIFYPGGFGLLSDLATDEQFATIAAKHYEDGGVIASVCHGPAALLPIVLSNGEKLLSSKSVTGFTREEEIDFGTINDIPFLLEESLARSAARFNKVQPWQELVIVDDRVITGQNPTSAHAVGATLVKHLS, encoded by the coding sequence ATGAAAAAAATACTAATCCCAGTAACTAACCACGCAACACTAGGCGATACAGATCAAGCGAACGGTACATACGCTCCAGAACTGACTCATGCACTGAAAGAGATCATTGCTGCGGGTTTCGAGTACGACATCGCGTCTATCAAGGGTGGCAAAGGTCCACTGTATGGAACCGATATTGAAGGTGATTCAGTAAACGCAGAGATCTTAGCTGATGATGACTTCCAGAACCGCATTAACAATACAATTCCGGTAAGCCAAGTTAACATAGAAAGCTACGATGCTATCTTCTACCCAGGTGGATTCGGCCTACTTTCTGACTTAGCAACCGACGAGCAATTCGCAACGATTGCTGCTAAACATTATGAAGATGGTGGTGTGATCGCATCAGTATGTCACGGCCCAGCAGCACTGCTTCCGATTGTTTTAAGCAACGGCGAGAAGCTATTAAGCTCTAAATCGGTGACTGGTTTTACACGTGAAGAAGAAATCGACTTTGGCACCATCAACGACATCCCATTCCTATTGGAAGAGTCTCTTGCTCGCAGCGCAGCGCGTTTCAACAAGGTTCAACCTTGGCAAGAGCTTGTGATTGTTGATGATCGAGTGATTACTGGCCAAAACCCAACCAGCGCGCACGCTGTAGGTGCAACTCTGGTTAAGCACCTGTCTTAG
- a CDS encoding LysR family transcriptional regulator, whose protein sequence is MDSFEGINEFVAVAECHGFSAAAKQLGCSTSHVSRQVSRLEERVGVALLARSTRMVSLTESGHTYYQQCKDLVIGLQQANEQVTSQQAQLSGTLRVSAAGAFAENHVAAALMEFAKDHPDLTIEMNFNTNMVNFIEDGIDFAIRYGRLDDSGLVARKLVDRPMAAAASQNYIDQFGSPTQPEQLKLHSCIIANSDQWLFEKDGKPLNAVRVHGRWKSNNSSAVLKACEEGLGIVYLPKSSFNGGLANGKLVPVLEEYWGAGTSSWIVYQNRRFLPQRARLAIDFLVAYFSDWNE, encoded by the coding sequence ATGGATAGCTTTGAAGGTATTAATGAATTTGTTGCGGTAGCCGAATGTCACGGCTTTTCTGCGGCCGCGAAACAACTGGGTTGCAGTACCAGTCATGTCAGTCGCCAAGTATCGAGATTAGAAGAGCGGGTGGGTGTGGCTTTACTGGCACGCTCTACACGAATGGTGAGCCTGACCGAATCGGGTCACACCTATTATCAGCAGTGCAAAGATCTAGTTATCGGGCTGCAACAGGCGAATGAACAAGTCACGTCTCAACAAGCTCAGCTGAGCGGTACTTTACGTGTCAGTGCGGCGGGTGCGTTTGCTGAAAATCATGTTGCCGCGGCGCTGATGGAATTTGCGAAAGACCACCCTGATCTGACTATCGAAATGAACTTCAATACCAATATGGTTAACTTCATCGAAGATGGTATTGATTTCGCGATTCGTTATGGCCGACTTGATGATTCGGGTTTGGTGGCAAGGAAGCTGGTGGATCGCCCAATGGCAGCGGCCGCGAGTCAGAACTATATCGATCAATTCGGTTCTCCAACACAGCCTGAACAGTTGAAGTTGCACAGCTGTATTATTGCCAACAGTGATCAGTGGTTGTTTGAGAAAGATGGAAAACCGTTAAATGCAGTTCGAGTACATGGGCGTTGGAAAAGCAATAACTCGAGTGCGGTACTTAAAGCTTGTGAAGAAGGGCTTGGCATTGTTTATCTTCCCAAAAGCAGCTTCAACGGCGGTCTTGCCAATGGGAAGCTCGTTCCAGTGCTAGAAGAATATTGGGGAGCAGGTACAAGCAGTTGGATCGTATATCAAAACCGTCGCTTTCTTCCACAGAGAGCAAGGCTGGCTATCGACTTCTTAGTTGCTTATTTTTCCGATTGGAATGAGTAA
- a CDS encoding sensor domain-containing diguanylate cyclase yields the protein MSSINFESTYGVITIQDMNVVSVDANYARIYGYQSPEELLSDIDSFLDLISEEYHVLAYQNYLETVSGQRDPQVHTYTNIDRNGREFTVFSIDHVTEWQGRPALQVTVIDLSPAIQLQNAVREQDKMYHDMIMQSGQGILVHRDFKPLMVNQSWVKLQGGSSIEQVLALDSILDLVPQQNSDGIYKHYQAIVSGELSGTSTVVENIGFDGVHRFFNIYDNAITWKGQRAVQVVLEDVTQKVMLEKQLVHQANYDEMTDLLNRRAIYEWLREHMFSKNYLVCMLLDIDDFKSINDTYGHMVGDEVICALASITKRNAEKVGGVAGRWGGEEFIIFIPNAPLETALEVSEEIRQQFNQVEFKVGEQIRFNSSVSIGISDSRACEDGVTIDALVNLTDQSLYRAKANGKNCVDGDVVAL from the coding sequence ATGTCTTCAATAAATTTCGAATCCACGTATGGTGTAATAACGATTCAAGATATGAATGTAGTGAGTGTTGACGCTAACTATGCTCGCATCTATGGATACCAATCACCGGAAGAACTACTTTCTGATATCGATAGCTTTCTAGATCTCATCTCAGAAGAGTACCATGTTTTAGCCTATCAAAATTACCTTGAAACGGTCAGTGGTCAACGAGATCCTCAGGTTCACACCTATACTAATATTGATCGTAATGGCAGAGAGTTCACCGTGTTTTCTATCGATCATGTGACGGAGTGGCAGGGAAGACCTGCACTGCAAGTCACGGTTATCGATCTTTCCCCTGCGATTCAGCTGCAAAATGCAGTGCGTGAGCAAGATAAGATGTATCACGACATGATCATGCAATCAGGGCAGGGCATCTTGGTTCACCGAGATTTCAAACCGTTGATGGTCAATCAATCCTGGGTAAAACTGCAAGGTGGATCTTCCATAGAGCAAGTCTTAGCGCTGGATTCGATTCTTGACTTAGTACCACAGCAGAATAGCGACGGCATCTATAAACACTATCAAGCGATCGTGTCGGGTGAGTTGTCGGGAACCAGTACCGTGGTTGAAAACATTGGCTTTGACGGTGTTCATCGCTTTTTTAATATTTACGATAATGCTATTACTTGGAAAGGTCAGCGGGCCGTTCAAGTGGTACTCGAAGATGTGACTCAAAAGGTGATGTTGGAGAAGCAGTTGGTTCACCAAGCGAATTACGATGAAATGACGGATCTGCTTAATCGTAGGGCGATTTATGAATGGTTGAGAGAGCACATGTTCTCTAAAAACTACCTTGTCTGTATGCTATTAGATATCGATGACTTCAAGTCGATTAATGACACTTATGGTCATATGGTAGGTGATGAGGTAATTTGTGCTTTGGCTAGTATAACCAAGCGCAATGCCGAGAAAGTTGGTGGAGTAGCAGGCCGTTGGGGTGGTGAAGAGTTCATTATATTTATCCCGAATGCGCCTCTTGAAACAGCTCTCGAAGTTTCAGAAGAGATTCGCCAACAGTTCAATCAAGTCGAGTTCAAAGTGGGTGAACAAATTCGTTTTAACTCTAGCGTGAGTATCGGAATCAGCGATAGCCGAGCGTGTGAAGACGGTGTCACTATTGACGCACTCGTGAATTTAACCGACCAATCTCTCTATCGCGCGAAAGCCAATGGCAAGAATTGTGTAGACGGAGATGTAGTCGCGCTTTAA
- a CDS encoding DUF2797 domain-containing protein produces the protein MSLLAKGTLKKMSASLDGAVTYRLPVGEEFVELNPLIGKTINLTHTGNIFCCSCGKKTKKSYSQGHCFVCMKKLASCDMCIMKPETCHYDQGTCREPQWGEENCFVDHFVYLSNTSSLKVGITRHTQIPTRWIDQGATQGLPILKVKTRQISGLIEVELAKHIADKTNWRTLLKGDGDDMELVEKAKELLPLVEDKIQEIRTKFGDDAIEVLSESITSLSYPVEQHPVKIVSHNFDKNPEVTGVLQGIKGQYLILDTGVINIRKFGSYEVEVSA, from the coding sequence ATGTCTTTATTAGCAAAAGGAACACTCAAGAAAATGAGTGCTTCCCTTGATGGTGCGGTTACCTACCGTTTACCTGTAGGGGAAGAGTTTGTAGAGCTAAACCCTCTGATTGGAAAAACCATCAACCTTACCCACACTGGTAATATTTTTTGTTGTTCGTGTGGTAAGAAAACTAAGAAAAGCTACTCTCAAGGTCACTGCTTTGTGTGCATGAAAAAGCTAGCGAGCTGCGATATGTGCATCATGAAGCCGGAGACTTGCCACTACGATCAAGGCACTTGTCGTGAACCTCAATGGGGTGAAGAAAATTGCTTCGTCGATCACTTCGTTTACCTGTCGAACACATCAAGCCTTAAGGTAGGAATCACTCGCCATACTCAGATTCCAACTCGCTGGATTGATCAAGGTGCCACTCAAGGTCTACCTATTTTGAAGGTAAAAACGCGTCAGATTTCTGGTCTTATTGAAGTCGAATTAGCGAAGCATATTGCTGACAAAACCAACTGGCGCACGCTGCTAAAAGGCGACGGTGACGATATGGAGTTGGTTGAAAAAGCCAAAGAACTATTGCCACTTGTAGAAGATAAGATTCAAGAGATCAGAACGAAGTTTGGTGATGATGCTATCGAGGTACTCAGTGAGAGCATTACTTCATTGAGCTACCCAGTTGAACAGCACCCTGTGAAAATTGTATCGCACAACTTTGATAAGAACCCAGAAGTGACGGGCGTACTTCAAGGCATTAAAGGCCAATACCTTATCTTGGATACTGGTGTGATTAACATCCGTAAATTTGGCTCTTACGAAGTGGAAGTGTCTGCCTAA
- a CDS encoding GGDEF domain-containing protein — MKWIHKIVIFLVIATLAIVQYYQVSGNRVITTITPEQYEFIATSDQVDRGVSTSQLSYENGQYILDCELKKSEYPWPYCGLSIRISPDITTGLDLSQYHTFRVNIDYHAKADSSGRLRTYLRNYNPAYSVPDDEYTHKYNGMEFSPGIDGGVIEIPIKNLQVMTWWLADNEIALEHSAPEYSNVNMVEFATASGAKLGHHRIIIRSIEFEGSYISAESLFLILLFIWVGTGTVFLLSELHRSRKRIAIAEKRHHHLKNVNRALREQNFEFSEKAHRDELTGILNRHAIRDWLKMQSQQVKQGHGKLSMIYLDIDYFKSVNDKYGHQMGDHILREFSMVVGSSISATDKLVRWGGEEFIVFCPETEAGEAQRKAEKIRLLVSQHLWIHGDSLTCSIGIAEMKQERVTETIARADEALYQAKHSGRNQVVLSH; from the coding sequence GTGAAGTGGATTCATAAAATTGTTATCTTTCTAGTTATCGCAACACTCGCCATTGTGCAGTATTACCAAGTAAGTGGAAATCGTGTGATAACAACAATTACTCCTGAACAATATGAATTTATCGCGACCAGCGATCAAGTTGATAGAGGAGTCAGTACCTCCCAATTGTCCTATGAAAATGGGCAGTATATTCTCGATTGTGAGCTTAAAAAATCCGAATATCCGTGGCCTTACTGTGGGCTATCGATTCGTATTAGCCCAGATATAACCACTGGTCTTGACCTTTCGCAGTACCACACCTTTAGAGTCAATATTGATTACCATGCGAAGGCTGATTCTAGTGGTCGTCTGAGAACGTACCTACGTAATTACAATCCTGCTTATTCGGTTCCCGATGATGAGTACACACATAAGTACAATGGGATGGAGTTCTCTCCAGGAATCGATGGTGGCGTGATCGAGATCCCGATCAAAAACTTGCAAGTCATGACGTGGTGGTTAGCGGATAACGAGATTGCGTTAGAGCACTCAGCACCTGAATATTCGAACGTTAACATGGTCGAATTTGCGACCGCTTCTGGTGCCAAATTAGGTCATCATCGAATAATTATTCGAAGTATTGAGTTTGAGGGTTCGTATATTTCGGCTGAAAGCCTGTTCCTGATCTTGCTGTTTATCTGGGTGGGTACAGGCACTGTGTTTCTGCTTTCAGAATTACACCGCTCAAGAAAACGTATCGCGATCGCTGAAAAAAGACACCATCACTTAAAAAACGTCAATCGGGCATTGAGAGAGCAAAACTTCGAGTTTTCTGAAAAGGCTCATCGTGATGAATTGACTGGGATACTTAACCGACACGCGATTCGTGATTGGTTGAAAATGCAGTCGCAACAGGTGAAGCAAGGCCACGGCAAGTTAAGTATGATCTACCTGGACATTGACTACTTTAAAAGTGTGAATGACAAATACGGACACCAGATGGGTGATCATATCTTGCGTGAATTCAGTATGGTGGTTGGCAGTTCTATCAGTGCGACGGACAAACTTGTACGTTGGGGTGGTGAAGAGTTTATTGTTTTTTGCCCTGAAACCGAAGCTGGCGAAGCGCAGAGAAAGGCAGAGAAAATCCGACTTTTGGTTAGCCAACATCTTTGGATTCATGGGGATTCTCTCACTTGCAGTATCGGCATTGCCGAGATGAAACAAGAGCGGGTGACAGAGACCATTGCCCGCGCTGATGAAGCCTTATATCAAGCGAAGCATTCAGGGCGAAATCAGGTGGTCTTGAGCCACTAA